The following is a genomic window from Actinomadura rubteroloni.
CGGTCGGCGTCGTGCTGGGGCGGGCGTTCGCGCGGTCGGCCGGACGGCGCGGACGGGGCGTGCTGGGCGCGTCCGGGGGTCTCTCGGTGCTCGCGGCGCTCGCCCTGGTCGTCGTCGCCGTCGCGAACACGGGCAACGCGGCGGACCCGGCGCCGGGGCTGCTGGCCTTCTTCCAGGGCGGGTGGTGACCGGTGCGTAGGATCCGGGCATGACGGATCAATGGCGCGTCCTGGCCCTGCCGCCGCTGGACGTGAGCCTGCTGCGCGGGCTCACCGACCCGCTCGGCGGCGCGGCGGAGCTAGTCGTCCCCGAGGCGCGGACGACGGCCGCGCTGCACCGGGCGATCGAGGACGCCGAGATCGTCGTCGGCGACTACACCGGCGAGCTGGCGCTGGACGCGGCGGCGGTCGCGCACGCGCGGCGGCTCGCGTTCGTCCAGATGCCGCAGGTCGGCGTGGACGGCGTCGACCTCGACGCGCTCACGCGGGCGGGCGTCCCCGTGGCGAACACGGCGGGCGCCAACAGCCGCGCCGTCGCCGAGTGGGCCGTCGGCGCCGCGTTCGCGCTCTGCCGCCACCTCGCCTGGGCTGACCGGCAGGTGCGGGCGGGCGGCTGGCCGCAGGGCGAACTGCTCGCCCGGGGCACCCGCGAGATCCACGCGCAGCGCGTCGGCGTCGTCGGCCACGGCGCGATCGGCGCGCTGGCCGCCGACCTGTTCGCCGCGCTCGGTGCGCCCGTTGCCTACTGGTCGCGCACGCGACGCGAGAACGCACGCGCCGAGTACCGTCCGCTGGACGACCTGCTCGCCGAGTCCGACATCGTCGTCCTCGCGCTGCCGCTGACCGGGGAGACGGCCGGGCTGTTCGACGCCGCGCGCATCGGCCGCATGAAGCACGGCGCGCTGCTCGTCAACGTCGCGCGCGGCGGCATCGTGGACGAGAACGCCCTGCTCGCGGCCCTGGACGACGGCTCCCTGGCCGGCGCCGCGCTCGACGTCTTCGAGCACGAGCCCCCGCCGCAGGACGCGAAACTCCGCACCCACGACAACGTGCTCGTGTCCCCGCACGTCGCGGGCGGCACCGTGCAGGCGCAGCTCGCGATCATCCAAACGGTCGCCGACAACGTTCAGGCCGCCGTCCGGGGCGAGCCCGTCGACCACGTCGTCAACGGCCTCGGCCCCGTCATCACGCGCCGCTGACCTCCAGGGACGAGCCCAGCGAGCACGTCGTCCACGGGCGCGGGCCTATCGCCACGCGCCGCCGACCTTCAGAAGCGAGCCCGTCTCCCATGTCGTCAACGGGCTCCGCCCTGCCAGGCGCCGCCGACCTCCGAGGGCGAGCCCATCGACCGCGTCGTCAACGGCCTCGGCCCTGTCGCCCGCCGCCGTCCGGGGACGAACGGGCTCGGGCCTGTCGTCCGGTGCCGCCGACCTCCAGGGACGAACGGGCGTGGGCCTGTCGGTCGGCGTCGGCGGCCTACAGTGCCAGCAGCCGGTCCACGACGCGGGCGGCGGCGTGGCCGTCGTCGTGCGGGCAGAAGGTCGCCGCGAAGTCGTCCAGGGCAGGCGCGGACGCGGCGGCCGTGTCGTCGAACTCCTCCAGGGCCTCGATCAGCTCGTCCGACGTGCGCAGCAGCGGTCCCGGCGGACGCTCCTCCAGGTCGTAGGCGAAGCCGCGCACGTCGTCCCGGTAGGCCTCCAGGTCCGGCGCGAACAGCAGGATCGGCCGCCGCAGCCCGGCGAAGTCGCACATCAGCGACGAATAGTCGGTGACAAGGGCGTCCGAGGCGAGGAAGAGTTCCGTGACGTCCGGATAGGCGGACACGTCCCGCACGAACCCGGTCGGCGCGGGCAGCCGCGCGTCCAGCAGCCGGTGCGGACGCAGCAGCAGCACGGTGTCCTCGCCGAGCGCGGCGGCGGCCCGCTCGAAGTCCAGCCCCAGCCGGTACGGCCCGGTGCGGTGGCCGGGCGTGCGGTCCCGCCACGTCGGCGCGAACAGCACCGCGCGTTTGCCCGGCGGGATCCCGAGCCGCGCCCGCACCCGCTCGCGCAGCGACGCCGCGTCCGGGCCGTGCGCGCGGTCGTTGCGCGGGTACCCGGTCTCCAGCACCTCGCCGTCGTAGCGGAACGCGCGGGTCAGCGTCTCGGTGCTGTGCGGGTTCTGCGACAGCAGCAGCCCCCACGCCGCCGCGTCCGCCGCCATCAGCCGGGTGCGCTGGTCGCGGCGGCCGAGGACGTCCCAGCGCGTCTCGAACCCGACGTTCTTGATCGGCGTCCCGTGCCAGGTCTGGAGGTAGACCTGCCCGAGGCGCGGCCGGTACCCCTCCGGCTGGTACACGTTGTTGACGATGTACCGCGCCCGCGCGACCAGTTCCCAGTACTCGCGGCCGAGCCGCCGGACGGTGCGCCCGCCGGGCACGGCGACATGCCCGTCGCCGACCGTCCAGACCAGGTCGAGGCCGGTCTCGCGGCGCTGGAACTCCTCGTAGATCGCCTTCGGGTTGCACGAGTACTCGCCGCCGAAGTAGCTCTCGAACACCGCGACGTCGCGGATCTCGCGGCGCAGGAACGCCGGGTAGTGGCGCTCGCGCAGGACGCGGCGCGCGTACGGGCCGTCCTCGTCGTCGTTCCAGGCGATCCGGACGCCGAGGTGGACCCCCGCGCCGCGCCGCGACGGCCGGACGGTGAACCGCAGCCCGGCGCCGTCGCGCGGGTGCGGCAGCGTGGTGAGGCAGTCGCGGGTGACGGCGAGGTCGCGCCGCCCGTCGCCGGACGCGGCCGTCAGCTCCCAGACCCCGGCGGCGAGCGGCGCCTCGACCACGCCGGGCATCGCGTCGGGGCGCAGGCGGGCGACGAGCGCGCCGTCCTCGTCGTCCAGCGGGACGGCGTGGGACGCGCCCGTCCGCCGGTGCCGCAGGACGAGCAGGTCGGGGGCGTCCTCGGCGTCGGCGGGCACGCCCGAGACGACCAGCGCGTCGCCCTCCCAGTGCACGCCGGTCAGGACGAGCCCGGTCTCGGCGGTGGCCGTCACGTTCCCGTACCGCGTCCGGTCCAGCAGGACGCCGTCATGCGCGAACCCGGCGAAGTCATCGGAGACAGGCAGCCGCAGCCGCGTCTCGCCGACCTGCAACGACAGGTCGTGGTGCAGCCGGGACGCGAACGACGGCCCGGCCAGCCCGGTCAGGCGCGGCCCGAGGTCGCGCGCGGTCAGCCGGAACCGGAACGGGACGCGCCCGTCGGGGTCGGGCGGGCCGTAGCGCACCGGGATCCGGGTGGACGCGCCGCGCTCCCGGCACGTCACGATGACCGCGTCGTCGGCGGT
Proteins encoded in this region:
- a CDS encoding bifunctional glycosyltransferase/CDP-glycerol:glycerophosphate glycerophosphotransferase gives rise to the protein MAPTLSVVVPIHNVEDYLEDCLASLAAQTLTDIEVVMVDDGSTDGSAVIAKAFAERDMRFRLFQQENQGMGPARNTGLRHVTGTFLAFADSDDVVPFYAYERMVGTLRRTGSDLVCGGVEQFDSRRSYPARFPLDALRTTRSRTHVTRDPALLRDRTVWNKVIRRTFWDEHGITFPSGAYEDIPVAVAAHVHSRSTDIISDVCYCYRKREESERSITQRRTEPGNLEDRLAAARRISRFLTAHAPNLRASYELSTLDDDLMLFVDEAEDGDDAYRERMCRLVGEHVRALDPRLLERLPSIKRLKYHLVAEERADDLVTVLEYERTGLPAAPTEPRGLLRRRWYAGHPFRDDADRAFPPRLYDVTDELRLEARVDDIVWVGDRLRVAGHAYVPFIDMTQDDAIDVWLERSGSTRRHPLRVSRVPSPQVTADTKQAAACYDGAGFVVEIDPADFVETSARKVEWRLHAAVRAGVGRDRVAVSGVVASCGPAAQWPRFRDLFGGTRVQLVPHGGAVTLRFRRPEAMITGQAPVRGGVEVGGWVARLRTADDAVIVTCRERGASTRIPVRYGPPDPDGRVPFRFRLTARDLGPRLTGLAGPSFASRLHHDLSLQVGETRLRLPVSDDFAGFAHDGVLLDRTRYGNVTATAETGLVLTGVHWEGDALVVSGVPADAEDAPDLLVLRHRRTGASHAVPLDDEDGALVARLRPDAMPGVVEAPLAAGVWELTAASGDGRRDLAVTRDCLTTLPHPRDGAGLRFTVRPSRRGAGVHLGVRIAWNDDEDGPYARRVLRERHYPAFLRREIRDVAVFESYFGGEYSCNPKAIYEEFQRRETGLDLVWTVGDGHVAVPGGRTVRRLGREYWELVARARYIVNNVYQPEGYRPRLGQVYLQTWHGTPIKNVGFETRWDVLGRRDQRTRLMAADAAAWGLLLSQNPHSTETLTRAFRYDGEVLETGYPRNDRAHGPDAASLRERVRARLGIPPGKRAVLFAPTWRDRTPGHRTGPYRLGLDFERAAAALGEDTVLLLRPHRLLDARLPAPTGFVRDVSAYPDVTELFLASDALVTDYSSLMCDFAGLRRPILLFAPDLEAYRDDVRGFAYDLEERPPGPLLRTSDELIEALEEFDDTAAASAPALDDFAATFCPHDDGHAAARVVDRLLAL
- a CDS encoding NAD(P)-dependent oxidoreductase, translated to MTDQWRVLALPPLDVSLLRGLTDPLGGAAELVVPEARTTAALHRAIEDAEIVVGDYTGELALDAAAVAHARRLAFVQMPQVGVDGVDLDALTRAGVPVANTAGANSRAVAEWAVGAAFALCRHLAWADRQVRAGGWPQGELLARGTREIHAQRVGVVGHGAIGALAADLFAALGAPVAYWSRTRRENARAEYRPLDDLLAESDIVVLALPLTGETAGLFDAARIGRMKHGALLVNVARGGIVDENALLAALDDGSLAGAALDVFEHEPPPQDAKLRTHDNVLVSPHVAGGTVQAQLAIIQTVADNVQAAVRGEPVDHVVNGLGPVITRR